In Capillimicrobium parvum, a genomic segment contains:
- a CDS encoding glycosyltransferase family 2 protein: protein MPARPRLSVLVVTFESAAVLPALLAALRRELAPGDELVVVDNGSGDRSAELARAAGARVIVNRANTGFAAACNQGAAATTGDVLLLLNPDAVPEPGFRDAIVGPGLEGWDLWMGLVLDGDVVNTSGGVVHFTGLAWAGEAGQPAPPPGGGGQRPVGFASGACLALPRKAWVALGGFSPDFFMYHEDVDLSLRMRLRGGRVGVDPAARVHHDYAFAKGPAKWRALERNRWATIVRCYPGPLLAAVAPALLVLELALWPAALAGGWGGEKARASVDVLGALPRLLRERREIQATRTVSPARFADGLTADLSSPYLGALGRSRVLRLALRAYWWGVRALLRNG from the coding sequence ATGCCCGCGCGGCCCCGCCTCTCCGTCCTCGTCGTCACGTTCGAATCGGCGGCGGTCCTCCCGGCCCTCCTCGCCGCCCTGCGGCGGGAGCTCGCGCCCGGCGACGAGCTCGTGGTCGTCGACAACGGCTCCGGCGACCGCTCGGCCGAACTGGCGCGCGCCGCCGGCGCCCGCGTCATCGTCAATCGCGCGAACACCGGGTTCGCGGCCGCGTGCAACCAGGGCGCCGCGGCGACGACGGGCGACGTGCTCCTGCTGCTCAACCCGGACGCGGTCCCGGAGCCCGGCTTCCGCGACGCGATCGTCGGGCCGGGACTCGAGGGCTGGGACCTGTGGATGGGCCTCGTGCTCGACGGCGACGTCGTCAACACGAGCGGCGGCGTCGTGCACTTCACCGGCCTCGCCTGGGCGGGCGAGGCGGGGCAGCCGGCCCCGCCGCCCGGGGGCGGCGGGCAGCGGCCGGTCGGGTTCGCCTCGGGCGCGTGCCTGGCGCTGCCGCGCAAGGCCTGGGTGGCGCTCGGCGGCTTCTCGCCCGACTTCTTCATGTACCACGAGGACGTCGACCTGTCGCTGCGCATGCGCCTGCGCGGCGGGCGCGTGGGGGTCGACCCGGCGGCCCGCGTGCACCACGACTACGCGTTCGCCAAAGGGCCGGCGAAGTGGCGCGCGCTGGAGCGCAACCGCTGGGCGACGATCGTGCGCTGCTATCCCGGACCGCTGCTGGCCGCCGTCGCGCCGGCGCTGCTCGTCCTCGAGCTGGCGCTGTGGCCCGCCGCGCTGGCGGGCGGTTGGGGCGGCGAGAAGGCCCGCGCGTCGGTCGACGTGCTCGGCGCGCTGCCCCGCCTGCTGCGCGAGCGCCGCGAGATCCAGGCGACGCGGACCGTGAGCCCGGCGCGGTTCGCGGACGGCCTCACCGCCGATCTGTCGTCGCCGTACCTCGGCGCGCTGGGTCGCTCGCGGGTGCTGCGCCTCGCCCTGCGCGCCTACTGGTGGGGCGTGCGCGCGCTGCTGCGCAACGGCTAA